The Brachyspira hyodysenteriae ATCC 27164 genome includes a window with the following:
- a CDS encoding FAD:protein FMN transferase: MKKKIYFSIPIIAVALIIAISFYRSRDKYITATVVISDTILNITAETSDKNMDKLITSITNEINRMDNIVNPYNTASEIGRINSESLSGKTEIEISDEMAHIFTTGLRYSQLNPSFDISVRPLIELWGFGVKENQTVPLKQDIDNALANIDYSAVSIITNDDKKILKLSKPLTFDFGSYGKGYIIEKLKNVFAEYGIKNYLIDYGGDTYANGVNSKGKPWVIAIRNPRNDADGYLGLLESTNYTIVTSGDYERYFTQDGTNYHHIIDAKVGYPTYNSISATIVHTNAEEADALSTTAFLMGTNFFTNEAFKYKEAYIVTPQGELFIVTNDNF, translated from the coding sequence ATGAAAAAGAAGATTTATTTTTCTATACCAATAATAGCGGTTGCATTAATAATAGCTATTTCATTTTACAGGAGCAGAGATAAATATATAACAGCTACAGTAGTAATAAGCGATACTATACTTAATATAACTGCAGAAACTTCTGATAAAAATATGGATAAGCTTATAACCAGCATTACAAATGAAATAAATAGAATGGATAATATAGTAAATCCTTATAATACTGCAAGTGAAATAGGAAGAATAAACAGTGAAAGTTTATCTGGAAAAACAGAAATAGAAATTTCAGATGAAATGGCGCATATATTTACTACAGGATTAAGATATTCACAATTAAATCCGTCTTTTGATATAAGCGTAAGACCTTTGATAGAGTTATGGGGATTTGGAGTTAAAGAAAATCAGACTGTACCTTTAAAACAAGATATAGATAATGCTTTGGCTAATATAGATTATTCTGCTGTAAGTATAATTACTAATGATGATAAAAAGATATTAAAATTATCAAAGCCTTTAACATTTGATTTTGGATCTTATGGTAAAGGTTATATAATAGAAAAATTAAAAAATGTATTTGCAGAGTACGGCATAAAAAATTATTTAATAGATTACGGCGGAGATACTTATGCTAATGGAGTCAATAGCAAGGGTAAGCCTTGGGTAATAGCCATAAGAAATCCAAGAAACGATGCTGACGGATATTTGGGACTTTTAGAATCCACAAACTATACTATAGTAACTAGCGGTGATTATGAAAGGTACTTTACTCAGGATGGTACTAATTATCACCATATAATAGATGCTAAAGTGGGATATCCTACTTATAATAGTATATCCGCTACTATTGTTCATACTAATGCAGAAGAGGCTGATGCTTTATCTACGACAGCATTTTTGATGGGTACCAATTTCTTTACAAATGAGGCATTTAAGTATAAAGAGGCTTATATTGTAACCCCTCAAGGTGAATTATTTATAGTAACCAATGATAATTTTTAA
- the rsmD gene encoding 16S rRNA (guanine(966)-N(2))-methyltransferase RsmD yields MHIISGNKKGRKIITPKRDFRPTQGKVKEAFFNIIDIENKTFLDLCSGSGAMGFEALSRNAKFAAFIEIDREAIKTIFSNAKAIFNDNENIYKIKRVSAEDYVKKTNDKFDVIYLDPPYHSKIYFDVINNIIKRNILNDNGVLAAEFGADYYKKFLENEELKNIISGIMEYDIKTYGESVLIIFKYI; encoded by the coding sequence ATGCATATTATATCAGGAAATAAAAAGGGAAGAAAAATCATAACACCAAAAAGAGATTTCAGACCTACACAGGGTAAGGTTAAAGAGGCTTTTTTTAATATAATTGATATAGAAAATAAAACTTTTTTGGATCTATGTTCCGGAAGCGGTGCTATGGGGTTTGAGGCTTTAAGCAGAAATGCTAAGTTTGCTGCTTTTATTGAAATAGACAGAGAGGCTATAAAAACTATTTTTTCTAATGCTAAAGCTATATTCAATGACAATGAAAATATATATAAAATAAAAAGAGTATCTGCAGAAGATTATGTAAAAAAAACTAATGATAAATTCGATGTTATATATTTAGATCCGCCTTATCATTCAAAAATATATTTTGATGTTATAAATAATATAATAAAAAGAAATATACTTAATGATAATGGAGTTTTAGCCGCAGAGTTTGGGGCAGATTATTATAAGAAATTTTTAGAAAATGAAGAATTAAAAAATATAATATCTGGTATTATGGAATATGATATAAAAACTTACGGCGAAAGCGTTTTGATAATATTTAAGTATATATAA
- a CDS encoding PepSY-like domain-containing protein, giving the protein MTKKLFALLISLTILSTSSLFADWVVPASALPQKARTFIRRVYPNAKIWKVERDDGKFEVKLSNGASIDFMPNGNWLNIDGEYNGVPMSVLPQAVANTVRRTYPQARMIDVEKEWGNYKIKLNNMMEIYVAANGQLMGQQWDD; this is encoded by the coding sequence ATGACAAAAAAATTATTTGCTTTATTAATATCTTTGACTATTCTTTCTACATCAAGTCTTTTTGCTGATTGGGTAGTACCAGCTTCAGCATTGCCTCAAAAAGCTAGGACTTTTATAAGAAGAGTTTATCCTAATGCTAAGATATGGAAAGTTGAAAGAGATGACGGCAAATTTGAAGTAAAATTGTCTAATGGAGCTTCTATAGATTTTATGCCTAATGGTAATTGGCTTAATATAGACGGAGAATATAATGGAGTACCTATGAGCGTTTTACCTCAAGCTGTAGCTAATACTGTTAGAAGAACTTATCCTCAGGCTAGAATGATCGATGTTGAAAAAGAATGGGGTAATTACAAAATAAAACTTAACAATATGATGGAAATATATGTAGCTGCTAATGGTCAGTTAATGGGTCAGCAATGGGACGATTAA
- a CDS encoding YidC/Oxa1 family membrane protein insertase, producing MILADIFFDVFIFPIEFIIETLFFLFKNIFNLSYSTSIFLLSLSINFLSLPLYNIAEKWQEKERNIQNKMKPIIDNIKAVYKGDQRYLLIRTCHRINGYKIIYAFRGVLGLLIQIPFFIAAYNFIYSLSDLSQGNLFFIKDFSKPDNLINGINLLPFTMTIFSILAGMVYSKKLSIKESMPLYITSLIFLIILYNSPSGLLFYWNINCLFSLIKNIVLEYKLYRALNKDKILKICNLCFILAFIVLIVMSFINKTDIKNILTILAVIILTLNFDYIEKSLIKNNNFIKYRYKLLILSCLIITVLSGLFIPTSLINNSVSEFNNHLDLIINSISMSIGIFLFYPLFIYNIFSDKTKNYISLAFIFLSIIFIIDTFIFAGNYPNMNSDFMFDSAIKIINKDIIINTLMILISFLFIYLIIKKSKSSILVNIDYIIIFVLIASSIFYTYKILSYDDTYTKTSYKLKNGEKIFNISRNGENIFVIILDRAIPSYWFDAFNRYEEYKDMFDGFTFYPNTVSYNYNTITIASIYGGYDYLPYETSTNKNNNLTNIHNKALLTLPLSLEKYGYKSYMLDPVYANMSFKGDLSIFKSYSNIKAYNKDYIYDYSINKYTNENNIITSNLDNDKLIRFSFFRIIPVWLRKTLYSGGKWLINENNIMNTSIENYALLNSIKDLINIDENGNNYNIMHNNTTHEPHYFLPDLLPSVSLNYIDTNDLKIYKDTNSVRHFYANAASMKNIVKIIEFLKKNNVYDNTKIIIISDHGYRVNSKYFEKPNTKFIALYNSLLMYKDFNKRGKLNIDTNFMTVADMPYLAVNHIKDIKNIFNNKIITNDYKTNGANIIRIRSWKPENQSSNTYDFNTYYHVNNNIFDTNNWKLYNWYYDSNYSKEIDLSLGFKEETTND from the coding sequence ATGATATTAGCAGATATATTTTTTGATGTTTTTATATTTCCAATAGAATTTATTATAGAAACTTTATTTTTTCTATTTAAGAATATATTTAACTTATCTTATAGCACAAGTATATTCTTATTAAGTTTATCAATTAATTTTTTATCTCTTCCGCTTTATAATATAGCAGAAAAATGGCAGGAAAAAGAGAGAAATATTCAAAATAAAATGAAGCCCATAATAGATAATATAAAAGCCGTTTATAAAGGTGATCAAAGATATTTACTAATAAGAACCTGTCATAGAATTAACGGATACAAAATAATTTATGCTTTCAGAGGAGTTTTAGGGCTTTTAATACAAATACCATTCTTTATTGCGGCATATAATTTCATATACAGCCTATCCGATTTATCTCAGGGAAATTTATTTTTCATAAAAGATTTTTCAAAGCCTGATAATTTAATAAATGGCATTAATTTACTTCCATTTACTATGACTATATTCAGTATACTTGCAGGAATGGTTTACAGTAAAAAATTGAGTATAAAAGAAAGTATGCCTCTATATATAACTTCATTAATATTTCTAATCATATTATATAATTCGCCTTCAGGATTATTATTTTATTGGAATATCAACTGCCTATTTTCTTTAATTAAAAATATTGTTTTGGAATATAAGTTATATAGAGCATTAAATAAAGATAAAATATTAAAAATATGCAATTTATGCTTTATATTGGCTTTTATAGTATTGATTGTGATGTCTTTTATAAATAAAACAGATATAAAAAATATTTTAACTATTTTGGCAGTAATAATATTGACATTAAACTTTGATTATATAGAAAAATCATTGATTAAAAATAATAATTTCATTAAATACAGATATAAACTGCTTATATTATCATGTTTGATTATAACCGTACTTTCAGGGCTTTTTATACCTACATCATTAATAAATAATTCAGTATCAGAATTCAATAATCATTTAGATTTAATAATAAACAGTATATCTATGAGTATTGGAATATTTTTATTTTATCCATTATTTATATATAATATATTTTCAGATAAAACCAAAAATTATATATCATTAGCATTTATATTTTTGTCCATAATATTCATAATAGACACATTCATTTTTGCTGGTAATTATCCTAATATGAATTCTGATTTTATGTTTGACAGTGCAATTAAAATAATTAATAAAGATATAATAATCAATACTTTAATGATATTAATTTCTTTCCTTTTTATTTATTTAATTATAAAAAAATCCAAATCCTCTATATTAGTAAATATTGATTATATAATAATATTCGTATTGATTGCCTCATCAATATTCTATACATATAAGATATTAAGCTATGATGATACATATACAAAAACATCATATAAATTAAAAAATGGAGAAAAGATATTTAATATCTCAAGAAATGGAGAAAATATATTCGTTATAATATTGGATAGAGCCATACCTTCATATTGGTTTGATGCTTTTAATAGATATGAAGAATATAAAGATATGTTTGACGGCTTTACATTCTATCCTAATACTGTTTCATACAATTATAATACCATAACAATAGCATCTATTTACGGAGGTTATGATTATCTCCCATACGAAACAAGCACTAATAAAAATAATAATCTTACAAACATTCATAATAAAGCTTTATTAACATTGCCTTTATCATTAGAAAAATACGGCTATAAATCTTATATGCTTGATCCTGTTTATGCTAATATGTCTTTTAAGGGAGATTTAAGCATATTTAAAAGCTACAGCAATATTAAAGCCTATAATAAAGATTATATTTACGATTACAGTATAAATAAATATACAAATGAAAATAATATAATAACATCTAATTTAGATAATGATAAATTGATAAGATTTTCATTTTTTAGGATAATACCTGTATGGCTAAGAAAAACATTATACAGCGGCGGAAAATGGCTTATAAATGAAAATAATATTATGAATACAAGTATAGAAAATTATGCTTTATTAAATTCTATTAAAGATTTAATAAATATAGATGAAAATGGCAATAATTATAATATAATGCATAACAATACCACACATGAACCTCATTATTTTCTTCCTGATTTATTGCCTTCAGTATCTTTGAATTATATAGATACAAATGATTTAAAAATATATAAAGATACCAACAGCGTAAGACATTTTTATGCAAATGCAGCTTCAATGAAAAATATAGTTAAAATAATAGAGTTTCTTAAAAAAAATAATGTTTATGATAATACAAAAATAATAATAATTTCTGATCATGGATACAGAGTAAATTCAAAATACTTTGAAAAGCCTAATACAAAATTTATAGCTTTATATAATTCTTTATTAATGTATAAAGACTTTAATAAAAGAGGAAAATTAAATATTGATACTAATTTTATGACTGTAGCCGATATGCCTTATTTGGCAGTTAATCATATAAAAGATATAAAAAATATATTTAATAATAAAATAATAACCAATGATTATAAAACAAATGGTGCTAATATAATAAGAATTAGAAGCTGGAAGCCAGAAAATCAATCATCAAACACTTATGATTTTAATACATATTATCATGTAAATAATAACATATTTGATACTAATAATTGGAAACTATACAATTGGTATTATGACAGCAATTATAGTAAGGAAATAGATTTATCTTTAGGATTCAAAGAAGAAACTACTAATGATTAA
- a CDS encoding LysM peptidoglycan-binding domain-containing protein, translated as MATKKTTTNKKEESKETKKTTNKKEETVKKTAAKKTAEKAEKKEEPVKKTAAKKTAEKAEKKEEPVKKTAAKKTAEKAEKKEEPVKKTTAKKAEKKEEPVKKTTAKKTVEKAEKKEEPIKKVAEISTTEEKTAEIKETKTETKPLTSILKKNDDEKRDLKDIIKEATSEIKTADRKIVLKTSTPVRKLESIKTENTENKTERESITLLKEAIKAKSKNVSRPVSVKKRIAIVDVDDENIDNTKNTSKPVISSVFAAHSIKTEETEKVIDKIEDTAAEQNNENISSAIVHDNNSSPYSFETFEHKEEKTEETVNNEKIEENNDTKQDENIESVSENEDKITEEIETTEEVIKEEEKETVTEETKEINEIEEEKTEAKIEEVEKIEETVKVEEKATYSKSDIFKRPVIIPTDDEHIQRSKFDQEEMDTAIKDAPTVDENTSVENYKDYSSSSKIEELKETINEKIQELKDKEIKIIETEDELKTSSLPEIEKKPAEPYVAPDHSIDNNKKSNKIVPIVGIIIIILGLSFLGVQFFSGKNNEVDDNFYEEVTNNNTLNTNNLITNNVISVTNNINTNRQNTNTAVNTQTNATRPQTNNAVNTQTNTTRPQTNNAVNTQTNTTRPQTNNTVNTQTNTTRPQTNNAVNTQTNTTRPQTNNTVNTQTNVTRPQTNNAVNTQTNTTRPQTNTVTTPPTPPKEPEITPPTPPTPPPNPPTANTNAAANNNTQANNNTLSYNTDIYKTKWTDTLSSIATAELGDSRRWPSIAVLNENIINNNPDSIVFNIDIKIPNGGKKKIEDMNESEKRALYNDYIKVSEMYLKMGKENLANSIKSQANSILK; from the coding sequence ATGGCAACAAAAAAAACTACAACAAACAAAAAAGAAGAATCTAAAGAAACAAAAAAAACAACTAACAAAAAAGAAGAGACTGTAAAGAAAACTGCAGCTAAAAAAACTGCTGAAAAAGCTGAAAAGAAAGAGGAACCTGTAAAGAAAACTGCAGCCAAAAAAACTGCTGAAAAAGCTGAAAAGAAAGAAGAGCCTGTAAAGAAAACTGCAGCCAAAAAAACTGCTGAAAAAGCTGAAAAGAAAGAAGAGCCTGTAAAGAAAACTACAGCTAAAAAAGCTGAAAAGAAAGAAGAGCCTGTAAAGAAAACTACAGCTAAAAAAACTGTTGAAAAAGCTGAAAAGAAAGAAGAGCCTATTAAAAAAGTTGCTGAAATAAGTACAACAGAAGAAAAAACAGCAGAAATAAAAGAAACTAAAACTGAAACAAAGCCATTAACTTCAATTCTGAAAAAAAATGATGATGAAAAAAGAGATTTAAAAGATATAATCAAAGAAGCTACATCTGAAATAAAAACTGCAGATAGAAAAATTGTTCTTAAAACTTCAACTCCTGTTAGAAAACTTGAATCAATAAAAACAGAAAATACTGAAAATAAAACAGAAAGAGAGTCAATAACTCTTCTAAAAGAAGCTATAAAAGCAAAATCTAAGAATGTATCAAGACCTGTAAGTGTAAAAAAACGTATAGCTATAGTAGATGTAGATGATGAGAATATAGATAATACTAAAAATACTTCTAAGCCTGTTATAAGCAGTGTATTTGCTGCTCATAGCATAAAAACTGAAGAAACTGAAAAAGTAATTGATAAAATAGAAGATACTGCTGCTGAACAAAATAATGAAAATATATCATCAGCAATAGTTCATGATAATAATTCATCTCCTTATTCTTTTGAAACATTCGAGCATAAAGAAGAAAAAACTGAAGAAACTGTAAATAATGAAAAAATAGAAGAAAATAATGATACTAAACAGGATGAAAATATTGAATCAGTATCTGAAAATGAAGATAAAATCACTGAAGAAATAGAAACTACAGAAGAAGTGATAAAAGAAGAAGAAAAAGAAACAGTAACAGAAGAAACTAAAGAGATTAATGAAATTGAAGAAGAGAAAACAGAAGCAAAAATTGAAGAGGTTGAAAAAATTGAAGAAACTGTAAAAGTAGAAGAAAAAGCTACATACAGTAAAAGTGATATATTTAAAAGACCTGTTATTATACCTACTGATGATGAACATATTCAAAGATCTAAATTCGATCAGGAAGAAATGGATACAGCAATAAAAGATGCTCCTACAGTAGATGAAAATACTTCAGTAGAAAATTATAAAGATTACTCTTCTTCATCAAAAATAGAGGAATTAAAAGAAACTATTAATGAAAAAATTCAGGAATTAAAAGATAAAGAAATAAAAATAATAGAAACAGAAGATGAATTGAAAACTTCTTCTTTACCTGAAATTGAAAAGAAACCTGCTGAACCTTATGTTGCTCCTGATCATTCTATAGATAATAATAAAAAATCTAATAAAATTGTACCTATAGTTGGAATTATAATTATAATATTAGGATTATCATTCTTAGGAGTTCAATTCTTCTCAGGTAAAAACAATGAAGTAGATGATAATTTCTATGAGGAAGTAACAAACAACAATACATTAAATACTAATAATTTAATAACAAACAATGTTATATCTGTTACTAATAATATAAATACTAACAGACAAAATACTAATACTGCAGTAAATACTCAAACTAATGCTACTAGACCGCAGACTAATAATGCAGTAAATACTCAAACTAACACTACTAGACCACAAACTAACAATGCAGTAAATACTCAAACTAATACTACTAGACCACAAACTAATAATACAGTAAATACTCAAACTAATACTACTAGACCACAAACTAACAATGCAGTAAATACTCAAACTAACACTACTAGACCACAAACTAATAATACAGTAAATACTCAAACTAATGTTACTAGACCGCAGACTAACAATGCAGTAAATACTCAAACTAATACTACTAGACCGCAAACTAACACTGTTACTACACCTCCTACTCCTCCAAAAGAACCGGAAATAACACCCCCTACTCCTCCAACACCTCCACCTAATCCTCCTACTGCAAATACAAATGCTGCTGCTAATAATAATACACAGGCAAATAACAATACATTATCATATAATACTGATATTTATAAAACAAAATGGACAGATACATTATCATCAATAGCTACAGCTGAACTTGGGGACAGCAGAAGATGGCCTTCAATAGCTGTACTTAATGAAAATATAATAAATAATAATCCTGATAGTATAGTATTTAATATAGATATCAAAATCCCTAATGGGGGAAAAAAAAAAATTGAAGATATGAATGAATCAGAAAAGAGAGCTTTATACAATGACTATATAAAAGTATCTGAAATGTATTTAAAAATGGGAAAAGAGAATCTGGCAAATTCAATAAAGTCTCAAGCTAATTCTATATTAAAATAA
- a CDS encoding GntR family transcriptional regulator produces MAVLQKEIDMNMQEQKIYEYNRIYVYRVLKENIMKLVLKPGEKISELNIKKTFNVSRSPIREAIVRLVDEELIDVFPQKGTYVSLLDPSLIEDSLFMRSAIEKEIMILLCSEDFNSENLLISLEYIFEKQKKIASTNLNRDSIMKFLDLNEQFHSEIFKNINKINVWEKILKFGTHYVRFHILESLSKTNVDFAIKQHTDIINAIKNKDYSIAMQLENNLLSNYRCKLKKVYDLYPQYFKYKV; encoded by the coding sequence ATGGCTGTGTTGCAAAAAGAAATTGATATGAATATGCAAGAACAAAAAATATACGAGTATAATAGAATATATGTATATAGAGTATTGAAAGAAAATATAATGAAATTGGTACTTAAACCAGGAGAAAAAATAAGCGAATTAAATATAAAAAAAACTTTTAATGTAAGCAGATCTCCAATCAGAGAAGCTATAGTTAGATTAGTAGATGAAGAATTAATTGATGTTTTTCCTCAAAAAGGTACTTATGTTTCTTTATTGGATCCTAGCTTAATAGAAGATTCATTATTTATGAGATCTGCTATAGAAAAAGAAATAATGATTTTATTATGCTCAGAAGATTTTAATTCTGAAAATTTATTAATTTCTTTGGAATATATATTTGAGAAACAGAAAAAAATAGCATCTACTAATTTGAATAGAGATTCTATTATGAAATTTTTAGATCTCAATGAGCAATTCCATAGCGAGATATTCAAAAATATCAATAAAATTAATGTATGGGAAAAAATTTTGAAATTTGGAACCCATTATGTAAGGTTTCATATATTAGAATCTCTATCTAAAACTAATGTTGATTTTGCTATAAAGCAGCATACTGATATTATAAATGCTATAAAAAATAAAGATTATAGTATAGCAATGCAATTAGAAAATAATTTATTATCCAATTATAGATGTAAATTAAAAAAAGTATATGATCTATATCCTCAATATTTTAAATATAAAGTATAA
- a CDS encoding acetylxylan esterase, translating into MAFFDLSLEELYKYKGSGEEPKDFDEFWLNTLNENYHKTEAEYTLIDTYLKLFDVWNVSFKGYSKHIINGWYIAPKYARENNEKLTCIMHYPGYGGGRDYPNSHLLFPSAGYSIFVMEVRGQGAEGGNGATTPDPVGSTPHADGFLTMGILDKKDYFYKRVFVDAVKSIEAAKEHPLTGRIAVNGTSQGGGIALALLGLSALKNEKIEAAMIDVPFLCDYKRACTITDTLPYNEIARFCKTNRMHENRAFETLSYFDGSFFAKRAKVKALFSVGLMDILCPPSTVFAAYNNYSGEKSINVYTFNGHEGGDNEQSERKLEFLNSLNL; encoded by the coding sequence ATGGCTTTTTTTGATTTAAGTTTAGAAGAACTTTATAAATATAAAGGAAGCGGTGAAGAGCCTAAGGATTTTGATGAATTTTGGCTTAATACTTTAAATGAAAATTATCATAAAACAGAGGCTGAATATACTTTAATAGATACTTATTTAAAATTATTTGATGTATGGAATGTATCATTTAAAGGATATTCAAAGCATATTATAAACGGCTGGTATATAGCACCTAAATATGCAAGGGAAAATAATGAAAAATTAACTTGTATAATGCATTATCCTGGATACGGCGGAGGAAGAGATTATCCTAATAGTCATTTACTTTTTCCTTCAGCAGGTTACAGTATATTTGTTATGGAGGTAAGAGGACAGGGAGCAGAGGGAGGAAACGGAGCAACAACTCCTGATCCTGTAGGTTCAACTCCTCATGCTGACGGTTTTCTTACTATGGGAATTTTGGATAAAAAAGACTATTTCTATAAAAGAGTTTTTGTAGATGCTGTTAAATCAATCGAAGCTGCAAAGGAGCATCCTCTTACAGGAAGAATTGCTGTAAACGGTACTAGTCAGGGCGGAGGCATAGCACTTGCACTTCTAGGACTTTCAGCACTTAAAAATGAAAAAATTGAGGCTGCTATGATAGATGTGCCTTTCTTATGCGATTATAAAAGGGCATGTACTATTACAGATACCTTGCCTTATAATGAAATAGCTAGATTCTGTAAAACAAATAGAATGCATGAAAATAGAGCATTTGAAACTTTATCATATTTTGATGGAAGCTTTTTTGCTAAGAGGGCTAAAGTTAAGGCTTTATTTTCTGTAGGGCTTATGGATATTTTATGTCCTCCTTCTACTGTTTTTGCTGCTTATAATAATTATTCCGGTGAGAAGTCTATTAATGTTTATACTTTTAATGGACATGAGGGCGGAGATAATGAGCAGAGTGAAAGAAAATTGGAATTTTTGAATTCTTTAAATTTATAG